The following proteins come from a genomic window of Hymenobacter canadensis:
- a CDS encoding fatty acid desaturase, which yields MALGILLCWAGLLTFLLAFYRPNWAAPWPYLLALLQMHLYTGLFITAHDAMHGVVSPNKRLNNALGTLAAGLFAYNWFPKMLPKHHDHHRHVATPDDPDYHDGKHPGFLAWFARFAWNYVTVWQVLLMAATYNVLKLFFPQANVIAFWMVPAVLATLQLFFFGTYLPHRGEHAPDNAHKSRSQFRHHVWAFVSCYFFGYHYEHHDQPYLPWWRLWRTKHA from the coding sequence ATGGCGCTGGGTATTCTGCTGTGCTGGGCGGGGCTGCTGACGTTTCTCTTGGCCTTCTACCGTCCCAACTGGGCGGCTCCGTGGCCGTATCTGTTGGCGCTGCTGCAGATGCATTTGTACACCGGCCTGTTTATCACGGCGCACGATGCCATGCACGGCGTGGTCAGCCCCAATAAGCGCCTTAACAATGCGCTGGGTACCCTGGCCGCCGGCCTGTTTGCCTACAACTGGTTCCCGAAGATGCTGCCCAAGCATCATGACCACCACCGCCACGTAGCCACCCCCGATGACCCGGACTACCACGATGGAAAGCATCCGGGCTTCCTGGCGTGGTTTGCGCGTTTTGCCTGGAACTACGTGACGGTGTGGCAGGTGCTGCTGATGGCTGCCACCTATAATGTGCTCAAGCTGTTTTTTCCGCAGGCCAACGTTATTGCGTTCTGGATGGTGCCGGCGGTGCTGGCCACACTGCAGCTGTTTTTCTTCGGTACCTACTTGCCGCACCGGGGCGAGCATGCCCCCGACAATGCGCACAAGTCGCGCAGCCAGTTTCGCCACCATGTGTGGGCGTTTGTGAGCTGCTATTTCTTCGGGTATCACTACGAGCACCACGACCAGCCGTATCTGCCGTGGTGGCGGCTCTGGCGCACCAAGCACGCTTAG
- a CDS encoding ATP-binding protein — protein sequence MLWGIVWLLMAVETAAQPTTLPRQRITAAAQHLRNSAQLLPLNPAAALLQGEQALHLAAVSGPPAEVAAAYLAIGAAYQAQRQYEPALRHFTRALRLYQQLHNEPGRARALGMLGQTQYLEGDTGQAYDTYKQALALTLSVGNPRSKAEVYSNLGELLGAGGQWRRALRSYEQAYAEWQQAGSLPGQAQALNSIGLAHHQLRQYSRSLYYLRLSLQQARQLGDSTSTGEALASTGRVYQDVGNYEVAMGFYTQAISQLPAYTPPARRAAALQALALVQDSMANRAAAIRALRQALPLARRAGSQIQVSTLYQKLADLYQRESNYPQALAAQRRYSDLQDSVFAERRSAQIAELQTRYESEKKGREIQLLLKNRQIQDANLRRQKLLRNAMAVGALLLLLAVAALYRGRREQARINRLLQRKNRAINRQKQELSHLNHTKDTLFSIISHDLRSPLSSLYSMLTLQTLGNLPPERMAAHTQRLSRTLDVTLRLLDNLLNWSAAQIQGDKVRPESIALQTAAEEALALLIGDAERKSIQLLTQLPAPCLVSADLNMLRLVLRNLVGNAIKFTPAEGTVTLAARLQETGMWEISVTDTGVGIAVADQARIFGENGLHSTLGTAREKGTGLGLRLCKEFVERNGGRISFASVPGQGSTFRFTLPAAMPEVLPLLPVVLAPAIVAAAG from the coding sequence ATGCTGTGGGGGATTGTGTGGCTGCTGATGGCCGTGGAAACGGCTGCCCAACCAACTACTCTGCCGCGGCAGCGCATAACTGCGGCCGCACAACACCTTCGCAATAGCGCGCAACTGCTGCCGCTGAATCCGGCGGCGGCGCTGCTGCAAGGCGAGCAGGCGCTGCACCTCGCCGCCGTGAGCGGACCACCTGCTGAAGTAGCAGCGGCCTACCTGGCTATTGGAGCCGCCTACCAGGCCCAGCGGCAGTATGAGCCGGCTTTGCGCCATTTTACGCGCGCGCTGCGCCTCTACCAGCAGTTGCATAATGAGCCTGGCCGGGCGCGGGCGCTGGGTATGCTGGGGCAGACGCAGTACCTGGAGGGCGATACCGGCCAGGCCTACGATACGTACAAGCAGGCCCTGGCTCTTACCCTGTCGGTAGGGAACCCGCGCAGCAAGGCAGAGGTGTACAGCAATCTGGGGGAACTGCTGGGAGCCGGCGGCCAGTGGCGGCGCGCCCTGCGCAGCTACGAGCAAGCCTACGCCGAGTGGCAACAGGCGGGCAGCCTGCCAGGCCAGGCCCAGGCCCTGAATTCCATTGGGCTGGCCCACCATCAGCTGCGCCAATACAGCCGGTCACTATATTACCTGCGGCTGTCGCTGCAGCAGGCCCGGCAGCTGGGCGACAGCACCAGTACCGGCGAGGCCTTGGCCAGCACCGGACGCGTGTATCAGGATGTAGGCAATTATGAGGTGGCCATGGGGTTCTATACTCAGGCCATCAGCCAGCTGCCTGCGTACACGCCCCCGGCGCGCCGGGCAGCAGCGCTGCAGGCCCTGGCCTTGGTGCAGGATTCGATGGCTAACCGGGCCGCGGCCATTCGGGCACTGCGGCAGGCGCTGCCGCTGGCCCGGCGCGCTGGCTCCCAGATTCAGGTCAGCACGCTGTATCAGAAGCTGGCCGACCTGTATCAGCGCGAAAGCAACTACCCGCAGGCGCTGGCGGCCCAGCGCCGCTACTCCGATTTGCAGGACAGCGTGTTTGCCGAGCGCCGCTCGGCCCAGATAGCGGAATTGCAGACGCGCTACGAAAGCGAGAAAAAGGGGCGGGAAATTCAGCTGCTGCTTAAGAACCGGCAAATTCAGGACGCCAACCTGCGCCGGCAGAAGCTACTGCGCAATGCTATGGCGGTGGGGGCGCTGCTGCTGCTGCTGGCCGTGGCGGCCCTGTACCGGGGCCGCCGGGAGCAGGCCCGCATCAACCGGCTGCTACAGCGGAAAAACCGGGCCATCAACCGGCAGAAGCAGGAGTTGAGCCACCTCAACCACACCAAGGATACGCTGTTTTCCATCATTTCGCACGATTTGCGCAGCCCGCTCAGCTCGCTGTATTCCATGCTCACGCTGCAGACTCTCGGCAACCTGCCGCCCGAGCGGATGGCCGCCCACACCCAGCGGCTCAGCCGTACGCTCGATGTGACGCTGCGCCTGCTGGATAACCTGCTGAACTGGTCGGCGGCGCAGATCCAGGGCGATAAGGTGCGGCCCGAGAGCATTGCGCTCCAGACCGCTGCTGAAGAGGCGCTGGCGCTTCTGATAGGGGATGCCGAGCGGAAAAGCATTCAGCTCCTCACGCAGCTGCCCGCGCCCTGCCTGGTGAGTGCCGACCTGAACATGCTGCGCCTAGTGCTGCGCAATCTGGTGGGCAATGCCATCAAGTTTACGCCGGCCGAAGGCACAGTTACACTTGCCGCCCGGCTGCAGGAAACAGGTATGTGGGAGATATCCGTAACGGATACTGGCGTAGGTATCGCCGTGGCCGATCAAGCCCGTATTTTTGGTGAAAATGGCCTGCATTCCACGCTGGGCACTGCCCGGGAGAAAGGAACCGGGTTGGGGCTGCGCCTTTGTAAGGAATTTGTGGAGCGTAACGGAGGCCGCATCAGCTTCGCGTCGGTGCCGGGGCAGGGCAGCACCTTCCGGTTTACGCTGCCGGCGGCCATGCCCGAGGTGCTGCCGTTGCTGCCCGTGGTGCTGGCACCCGCTATTGTTGCTGCCGCCGGATAA
- a CDS encoding carboxypeptidase-like regulatory domain-containing protein produces MTEIRFLGCLLLSLLLAVAASAQGLWVEGRVVDERQQPVPYASVGWANGSGGTATNEIGEFRLRAPALPLRLVVLSMGYGRTEVEVSAVGAPLTLVLQASAVVLPEVTVRNPDKVALELVQRASAKLLRHARSLQYGKAFYRQKTRQNGQYREFFDAFYDVKFSNRVIEGWDLAESRYAFTPGGFTFTNFSSLIRRVPVFSRHPFREKLLVPLGPDAAKNFRFTLRSIISEAGRETAVIDFEPKSQVSKPATAGTLYIDVATAALRRQEQEVSLSSMLSFRMEPEYQRTSDHFRLVSDFAPLDDSLTRLASTRAESSIVFSRAHARPDSTQVAAQLVFYQYTPRLPGHAYQEVGRHSRDLQQVMKQVYNPQFWLENEVLRASPIEEKVIKDFEGRKVFGQL; encoded by the coding sequence ATGACTGAAATTCGATTTTTAGGTTGTCTGCTGCTTTCCCTGCTGCTGGCAGTTGCGGCCTCTGCCCAAGGCCTGTGGGTGGAAGGCCGCGTGGTAGACGAGCGGCAGCAGCCCGTGCCGTACGCCAGCGTGGGCTGGGCCAACGGCTCCGGGGGCACGGCCACCAACGAAATCGGTGAGTTTCGGCTGCGGGCACCTGCGCTGCCCCTGCGGCTGGTGGTGCTCAGTATGGGCTACGGCCGCACTGAGGTAGAGGTGTCGGCGGTGGGCGCGCCCCTGACGCTGGTGCTGCAGGCCAGCGCCGTGGTCCTGCCCGAAGTGACGGTGCGCAACCCCGATAAGGTGGCGCTCGAGCTGGTGCAGCGGGCGTCGGCCAAGCTGCTGCGCCACGCCCGCAGCCTGCAGTACGGCAAAGCCTTTTACCGCCAGAAAACCCGCCAAAACGGCCAGTACCGCGAGTTTTTCGATGCGTTTTACGATGTGAAGTTTTCCAACCGCGTCATTGAGGGCTGGGATCTGGCGGAGTCGCGGTATGCCTTCACGCCTGGCGGCTTCACGTTCACCAACTTCTCGTCTCTGATCCGGCGGGTGCCCGTGTTCAGCCGCCACCCGTTCCGCGAGAAGCTGCTGGTGCCGCTGGGCCCCGATGCCGCGAAAAATTTCCGCTTCACGTTGCGTAGCATCATCAGCGAAGCCGGCCGCGAAACCGCCGTCATCGACTTCGAGCCGAAGTCACAGGTCTCCAAACCTGCCACAGCCGGCACGCTTTATATTGATGTGGCTACGGCCGCGCTGCGCCGGCAGGAGCAGGAAGTGTCGCTGAGTAGCATGCTCTCCTTCCGCATGGAACCCGAGTATCAGCGCACCAGCGACCATTTTCGGCTGGTGTCCGATTTCGCGCCCCTGGACGACTCGCTGACCCGGCTGGCCAGCACCCGCGCCGAAAGCTCCATTGTGTTCAGCCGTGCCCACGCCCGGCCCGATAGCACGCAGGTGGCGGCCCAGCTGGTTTTCTACCAGTACACGCCGCGCCTACCTGGCCACGCCTACCAGGAGGTGGGCCGCCACTCCCGCGACCTGCAGCAGGTAATGAAGCAGGTGTATAACCCGCAGTTCTGGCTGGAAAACGAAGTGCTGCGGGCCAGCCCGATCGAGGAAAAAGTGATTAAAGATTTCGAGGGCCGCAAAGTATTCGGGCAGCTCTGA
- a CDS encoding phytoene/squalene synthase family protein, whose translation MDQIALFTETSRACSKLITQRYSTSFTLGIRTLDAQFHLPVYAVYGFVRWADEIVDTFHDHDKAALFADFKRQTYEALEIGLSLNPVLHAFQDVVRAYGIDREFIDAFLYSMEMDLDDRAYNQSLYQKYIYGSAEVVGLMCLRIFCQGNEAQFQQLREPARRLGSAFQKVNFLRDIRSDYEERGRVYFPGVQYERFTDEVKREIEADIRADFDAAYAGIVQLPRSARLGVYLAYVYYLKLFHKIRQLPAARILGERVRVPDNTKLLLLMGSYFRYRLRAI comes from the coding sequence ATGGACCAGATTGCTCTTTTTACGGAAACCAGCCGGGCGTGTAGTAAGCTGATTACGCAGCGCTATAGCACCTCTTTCACGCTGGGCATTCGCACGCTCGATGCGCAGTTTCACCTGCCCGTGTACGCCGTGTATGGCTTCGTGCGCTGGGCCGACGAAATTGTGGACACGTTTCATGACCACGACAAGGCGGCGCTGTTCGCGGATTTCAAGCGCCAGACCTACGAGGCGCTGGAAATCGGGCTGAGTCTGAACCCGGTGCTGCACGCTTTCCAGGACGTAGTGCGCGCCTATGGAATCGACCGGGAGTTCATCGACGCCTTCCTCTACAGCATGGAAATGGACCTCGACGACCGGGCTTACAACCAGTCGCTGTACCAGAAGTACATCTACGGCTCGGCGGAAGTGGTGGGGCTGATGTGTCTGCGCATCTTCTGCCAGGGCAACGAGGCTCAGTTTCAGCAGCTGCGCGAGCCGGCCCGGCGCCTGGGCTCGGCATTTCAGAAGGTGAATTTCCTGCGCGACATCCGCTCCGACTACGAGGAGCGGGGCCGCGTGTATTTTCCCGGCGTGCAGTATGAGCGGTTCACCGACGAGGTGAAGCGCGAGATTGAGGCCGACATCCGGGCTGACTTTGATGCCGCCTACGCTGGTATCGTGCAGTTGCCGCGCTCGGCGCGGCTGGGCGTGTATCTGGCGTATGTTTATTATCTGAAGCTGTTCCACAAAATCCGGCAGCTGCCTGCGGCACGAATTTTGGGTGAGCGGGTGCGCGTGCCCGACAACACCAAGCTGCTTTTACTGATGGGTTCGTACTTTCGCTACCGCCTCCGGGCCATCTAG
- a CDS encoding heavy-metal-associated domain-containing protein, with protein sequence MNSLKFLLLSAASLVSFSTQAQTAAPAKAKGPATEQVQLKTSAVCDMCKTRLEKAMAYEKGVQAAVLDVPSQVLTISYRPDKTTPDALRAAVQKTGYDADSQPAEARAYDRLPDCCKKTNAVHTGGE encoded by the coding sequence ATGAACTCTCTGAAATTCCTTCTGCTTTCGGCTGCCAGCCTCGTTTCCTTCAGCACCCAGGCCCAGACGGCCGCGCCGGCCAAAGCTAAAGGCCCGGCCACCGAGCAGGTGCAGCTGAAAACCTCCGCCGTGTGCGACATGTGCAAAACCCGCCTCGAAAAGGCCATGGCCTACGAAAAAGGCGTGCAGGCCGCCGTCCTCGACGTACCCAGCCAGGTACTCACCATCAGCTACCGCCCCGACAAAACCACGCCGGACGCGCTCCGCGCCGCCGTCCAGAAAACCGGCTACGACGCCGATAGCCAGCCGGCTGAGGCCCGCGCATACGACCGGCTGCCCGACTGCTGCAAGAAAACCAACGCTGTGCATACCGGCGGCGAGTAA
- the mraZ gene encoding division/cell wall cluster transcriptional repressor MraZ, with protein sequence MHLLSGEYDCKLDPKGRLVLPAKVKGSLPEASGNQLVLVRGFEPCLVLYPREAWRVIHDKVMALDEFNEEYRQFQRNFFRGMTEVELDSIGRFMLPGSMRRYAGLEKEAIIVGLGNRCEIWDTTRYDEYLIKDQQSFSKLAQKFLTTETGPGGSLAA encoded by the coding sequence ATGCACCTGCTCTCCGGCGAATACGACTGCAAGCTGGACCCGAAAGGGCGGCTGGTGCTGCCGGCCAAGGTGAAGGGCAGCCTGCCGGAAGCTTCCGGCAACCAGCTGGTGCTGGTGCGGGGCTTCGAGCCCTGCCTGGTGCTCTACCCGCGGGAAGCGTGGCGCGTGATTCATGATAAGGTGATGGCGCTCGACGAGTTCAACGAGGAGTACCGGCAGTTTCAGCGCAACTTCTTCCGGGGCATGACGGAAGTGGAGCTGGATAGCATCGGGCGGTTTATGCTGCCCGGCTCCATGCGGCGCTACGCCGGTTTGGAGAAGGAGGCCATCATCGTGGGCCTCGGTAACCGCTGCGAAATCTGGGATACCACCCGCTACGACGAATACCTGATCAAGGACCAGCAGAGCTTCTCCAAGCTGGCCCAGAAATTTCTCACCACCGAAACCGGGCCTGGCGGCTCTCTGGCCGCATGA
- a CDS encoding LytR/AlgR family response regulator transcription factor: protein MKITCLLLDDDPLVLDLLQAYVSMTDILDVKATFTDPLEAHRYLLTNDVQVLFSDVTMPHLSGLDLVRSLHHPPLVVLMTAHPQYAMEGFNLDVIDFLLKPISLDRFLKAVNKVAGILRASLPENDLKQDPQSGWGSFFIRTDAQFVRLHYRDVLYIEALKDFTKINTADGRTHLTLVNLKNLEEQLPTGMFIRTHRSYLVNSAQIESVSNLEVRVGGHALPLGQTYRERVTERIVNRTLIRRQQQ from the coding sequence ATGAAGATTACCTGCCTGCTTCTCGACGATGATCCGCTGGTACTGGACCTGCTGCAGGCCTACGTGTCCATGACGGACATTCTGGACGTGAAAGCGACGTTTACTGACCCTCTGGAAGCCCACCGCTACCTGCTCACCAACGATGTGCAGGTGCTGTTTTCCGACGTTACCATGCCCCACCTGAGTGGCCTGGACTTGGTTCGCTCGCTGCACCACCCGCCGCTGGTGGTGCTCATGACGGCTCACCCGCAGTATGCCATGGAGGGCTTCAACCTCGACGTAATTGACTTTCTGCTGAAGCCCATTTCCCTGGACCGTTTTCTGAAAGCCGTGAACAAGGTGGCCGGTATTCTGCGGGCCAGCTTGCCCGAAAACGACCTTAAGCAGGATCCGCAGTCGGGGTGGGGCTCCTTTTTTATCCGCACCGATGCCCAGTTTGTGCGCCTGCACTACCGCGACGTGCTGTACATCGAGGCGCTCAAGGATTTCACCAAAATAAACACCGCCGACGGCCGCACGCACCTGACGCTGGTAAACTTGAAAAACCTGGAAGAGCAGCTGCCGACCGGCATGTTTATCCGCACCCACCGCTCCTACTTGGTCAACTCTGCCCAGATTGAGTCGGTGAGCAACCTGGAGGTGCGGGTGGGCGGCCACGCGCTGCCGCTGGGCCAGACCTACCGCGAGCGGGTGACAGAACGCATTGTGAACCGCACCCTTATCCGGCGGCAGCAACAATAG
- a CDS encoding TonB-dependent receptor, with protein MHAVSAPYLAATLGLVLSSAAIATAQSSADIIAPVRGQVTDAAAATPLPGAVVRWLGTTEAATTNATGQFSLARPARAEASRLIINALGYRADTVAVAATGTPYVRVDLQPGTELGEVKVEGRAVAYSALTPTNTQVITSRDLTKSACCNLAESFETNAAVEVSTTDAVSGAKQIQLLGLDGAYSLLTVDNLPALRGLATPYRLGYLSGTWIESIDIIKGMGSVVNGYESIAGQVNIRLKEPDKAERLLFNAYANDLGKFDLNLNLATPLSKKVSTALLLHSDHLGRRVDRNNDGFMDLPLATQYNLFNKWKYQSGKGLVSEVGLGALRETREGGQLAFRPENADAYQRDYGFTTRTSRYTGYAKTSYTWPGRPYQSLGLLLSGTSHDFNSDYSYGRVLTPTSTQRTLRQYDGTQRTGLATLLFQSVLGTTAHTYRLGLSYLHDDYREFFSQGVAYATDTPEERYAREHRNRLENVPGAFAEYTYQNSRNLTLVGGLRLDRHNLYGWQLTPRLNVKYDATKNTVLRLAAGTGFRVANPIAENSGALLSSREFLIAPNLRPEKAWNVGGSFTQYFTVASRPATFVADYYHTEFQNQIVADMYSSPNLLLIGNLAPGARSFSRSFQTEVQVEPVKGLTAKAAYKYLDVQTTYGGELLPRPLTVPHRVFFNVGYATAFDKWRADLTVQLYGRRPLAYNPSEPGHQHGTDEMQLPYAPRFALLNTQVTRAFKRFEVYAGIENLTNFRQPNPIDGAAAPFSPAFDAAMVWGPTFGRLTYAGLRFRLE; from the coding sequence ATGCACGCTGTTTCTGCGCCTTACCTGGCGGCCACTCTCGGCTTGGTGCTGAGTTCTGCCGCCATTGCCACGGCCCAATCTTCCGCCGATATTATTGCTCCGGTGCGGGGCCAGGTGACCGATGCCGCCGCCGCTACTCCGCTGCCCGGTGCCGTGGTGCGCTGGCTCGGCACCACCGAGGCCGCCACTACCAACGCCACCGGCCAGTTTTCGCTGGCCCGCCCGGCCCGCGCCGAGGCCAGCCGCCTCATCATCAACGCCCTCGGCTACCGCGCCGACACCGTGGCGGTGGCCGCCACCGGCACGCCCTACGTGCGCGTGGACCTGCAGCCCGGCACCGAGCTGGGCGAAGTGAAAGTGGAAGGCCGCGCCGTGGCCTACTCAGCCCTTACGCCCACCAACACCCAGGTTATCACCAGCCGCGACCTGACCAAGTCGGCGTGCTGCAACCTGGCCGAAAGCTTCGAAACCAACGCCGCCGTGGAGGTTTCCACCACCGATGCCGTGTCGGGGGCCAAGCAGATTCAGCTGCTGGGGCTGGATGGCGCCTACTCGCTGCTGACCGTGGACAACCTGCCGGCCCTGCGCGGCCTGGCCACGCCCTACCGCCTGGGCTACCTCTCCGGCACCTGGATTGAGAGCATCGACATCATCAAGGGCATGGGCTCGGTGGTGAACGGCTACGAAAGCATTGCCGGCCAGGTGAACATCCGCCTCAAGGAGCCCGATAAGGCCGAGCGCCTGCTGTTCAACGCCTACGCCAACGACCTGGGCAAATTCGACCTGAATTTGAACCTGGCGACGCCGCTGAGCAAGAAGGTCAGCACGGCGCTGCTGCTCCACTCCGACCACCTGGGCCGCCGCGTCGACCGCAACAACGATGGGTTCATGGACTTGCCGCTGGCCACCCAGTACAACCTGTTCAACAAGTGGAAGTATCAGTCGGGCAAGGGCTTGGTGAGTGAGGTAGGGCTGGGCGCGCTGCGCGAAACCCGGGAAGGCGGGCAGCTGGCTTTCCGGCCGGAAAACGCCGACGCCTACCAGCGCGACTACGGCTTCACGACCCGCACCAGCCGCTACACCGGCTACGCCAAAACCTCCTACACCTGGCCCGGCCGGCCCTACCAGAGCCTGGGGTTACTGCTGAGCGGCACGTCGCATGACTTCAACTCCGACTATTCCTACGGCCGCGTCCTGACCCCGACCAGCACCCAGCGCACCCTGCGCCAGTACGACGGCACCCAGCGCACCGGCCTGGCCACGCTGCTGTTTCAGAGCGTGCTGGGCACCACGGCCCACACCTACCGCCTGGGGTTGAGCTACCTGCACGACGACTACCGGGAGTTTTTCAGCCAAGGCGTCGCCTACGCCACCGACACGCCCGAGGAGCGCTACGCCCGGGAGCACCGCAACCGCCTGGAAAACGTGCCCGGCGCCTTCGCCGAGTACACCTACCAGAACTCGCGCAACCTCACGCTGGTGGGCGGCCTGCGCCTCGACCGCCACAACCTCTACGGCTGGCAGCTCACGCCCCGCCTCAACGTGAAGTACGACGCCACCAAAAACACGGTGCTGCGGCTGGCGGCCGGCACGGGCTTCCGGGTGGCCAACCCCATTGCCGAAAACAGCGGCGCTTTGCTCAGCTCACGCGAATTTCTGATTGCGCCCAACCTGCGGCCCGAAAAAGCCTGGAACGTGGGCGGCAGCTTCACGCAGTATTTCACGGTGGCCAGCCGCCCCGCCACCTTCGTGGCCGACTATTATCACACCGAGTTCCAGAACCAGATAGTGGCCGATATGTACAGCTCGCCCAATCTGCTGCTCATCGGTAACCTGGCGCCCGGGGCCCGCTCGTTTTCGCGCAGCTTCCAGACCGAAGTGCAGGTGGAGCCGGTGAAGGGCCTCACGGCCAAAGCCGCCTACAAGTACCTCGACGTGCAGACCACTTACGGCGGCGAGCTGCTGCCGCGGCCGCTCACGGTGCCGCACCGCGTGTTCTTCAATGTGGGCTACGCCACGGCCTTCGATAAGTGGCGCGCCGACCTGACGGTGCAGCTCTACGGCCGCCGCCCGCTGGCCTACAACCCCAGCGAGCCGGGCCACCAGCACGGCACCGACGAGATGCAGCTACCGTACGCGCCCCGTTTTGCGCTCCTCAACACGCAGGTGACCCGGGCCTTCAAGCGCTTTGAAGTGTACGCCGGCATTGAGAACCTCACCAATTTCCGCCAGCCCAACCCCATCGACGGGGCGGCGGCCCCGTTCAGCCCGGCCTTTGATGCCGCCATGGTCTGGGGCCCCACGTTTGGCCGCCTCACCTACGCCGGGCTGCGTTTCCGGCTGGAATAG
- a CDS encoding 4-hydroxy-3-methylbut-2-enyl diphosphate reductase, translating to MPHHLSVRIDPNSGFCFGVIYAIQMAEDLLDEQGYLYCLGDIVHNDEEVQRLEKRGLRIIDYEQFEALRDEAVLIRAHGEPPSTYQMALHNNLTLIDASCPVVLKLQNRIKTSYDKKDQIFIYGKHGHAEVRGLLGQTSGNAVVFESLDELLSHELPANITLYSQTTKSTDSFYRIKGELEGRGYQVNANDTICRQVSNRDKDLRRFAAQFDQIVFVSGTKSSNGKVLYHVCKDTNEHTHFISSTDELRADWFRPGQSVGICGATSTPMWLMEQVRDALLAL from the coding sequence ATGCCGCACCACCTGAGCGTCCGTATTGACCCCAATTCCGGCTTTTGCTTCGGCGTGATCTATGCCATTCAAATGGCGGAAGACCTGCTCGATGAGCAGGGCTACCTGTATTGCCTCGGCGACATCGTGCACAACGATGAAGAAGTGCAGCGCCTGGAAAAGCGTGGTCTGCGCATTATAGACTACGAGCAGTTTGAGGCCCTGCGCGATGAAGCCGTCCTGATTCGGGCGCACGGCGAGCCGCCGAGCACCTACCAGATGGCCCTGCACAACAACCTCACCCTCATCGACGCCTCGTGCCCGGTAGTGCTGAAGCTGCAGAACCGCATCAAAACCTCCTACGACAAGAAAGACCAGATTTTCATCTACGGCAAGCACGGCCATGCCGAGGTGCGCGGCCTGCTGGGCCAGACCAGCGGCAACGCCGTGGTATTTGAGAGCTTGGATGAGCTGCTTAGCCATGAGTTGCCGGCCAACATCACGCTCTACAGCCAAACCACCAAAAGCACGGATTCCTTCTACCGCATCAAGGGCGAGTTGGAAGGCCGCGGCTACCAGGTGAATGCCAACGACACCATTTGCCGGCAAGTAAGCAACCGCGACAAAGACCTGCGCCGGTTTGCCGCTCAGTTCGACCAGATTGTGTTTGTGTCGGGTACCAAGAGCTCCAATGGCAAGGTGCTGTACCACGTTTGCAAGGATACCAACGAGCACACGCACTTTATCTCCAGCACCGACGAGCTGCGGGCCGATTGGTTTCGCCCCGGCCAGTCGGTAGGCATCTGCGGGGCCACCAGCACCCCGATGTGGCTGATGGAACAGGTGCGCGACGCTTTGCTGGCGCTCTGA